Proteins from a genomic interval of Lolium perenne isolate Kyuss_39 chromosome 1, Kyuss_2.0, whole genome shotgun sequence:
- the LOC127334491 gene encoding uncharacterized protein: MAYDLPPPLPKKPKSPPAAPTTICALGDDLLREIFIRLPSLPALVRAALTCRSSLRAVRSCPTFRRCFRELRSPPLIGIFINIPDFNTPAFRPLRLRPDPDIAAVVRRADFFLTRLPNNDEGSAPKWLIRDCRDGYVVLISQNTNHMAVYNPLTRVLHLLPKPPRKICKEMYVEFHVLSSEEDPGPFRVICVCHEVYGAQAAVISSETMEWQIFPWVEASSIEPDLQPEHKDYTAHSGVLVNGDIYWTQASRASARVLNTATLQFSRIELPPHIGGQGALTAGETRDGKLCVICAVKLTLVLWSRRADDDGIERWMLDKTFPLLPAIHALTGNRPVDDHELKILAIVNGVVYMSIFYEPEPILSGWFLSFCLETGKLNKLCHVLYPDSLYPYIMAWPPSLVLDKVNP, encoded by the coding sequence ATGGCCTATGacctgccgccgccgctgccgaagAAGCCGAAATCCCCACCGGCCGCTCCGACCACCATATGCGCCCTTGGCGACGACCTCCTGCGAGAAATATTCATCCGCCTCCCCTCCCTCCCGGCTCTCGTCCGCGCCGCCCTCACCTGCCGCTCCTCCCTCCGCGCCGTCCGCTCATGCCCCACCTTCCGCCGCTGCTTCCGCGAGCTCCGTTCTCCCCCACTCATCGGCATATTCATCAACATCCCCGACTTCAACACCCCTGCTTTCCGTCCGCTCCGCCTGCGCCCGGACCCGGACATCGCCGCGGTCGTCCGTCGCGCCGACTTCTTCCTCACCCGCCTCCCCAACAACGACGAGGGATCCGCCCCCAAATGGTTAATCAGGGACTGCCGCGATGGGTACGTTGTTCTCATCAGCCAGAACACCAACCACATGGCCGTCTACAACCCCCTCACACGTGTCCTGCATCTCCTCCCCAAGCCGCCCCGCAAGATCTGCAAGGAGATGTACGTTGAGTTCCATGTCCTCTCCTCCGAAGAAGACCCGGGTCCGTTCCGCGTTATCTGTGTCTGTCACGAAGTTTACGGAGCGCAAGCCGCCGTCATCTCATCAGAAACCATGGAGTGGCAGATCTTCCCGTGGGTGGAGGCTTCAAGCATCGAGCCTGACCTGCAGCCTGAGCACAAGGACTATACTGCCCACAGTGGAGTGCTGGTGAATGGGGACATCTACTGGACACAAGCGAGCCGAGCCAGTGCACGCGTGCTGAACACCGCTACATTGCAGTTCTCTCGAATAGAACTGCCTCCGCACATTGGAGGGCAAGGAGCACTTACGGCTGGCGAGACCAGGGATGGTAAGCTCTGCGTCATCTGCGCCGTCAAACTCACGCTTGTTCTCTGGTCCCGGAGAGCCGACGATGACGGCATCGAGCGGTGGATGCTGGACAAGACATTCCCGTTGTTGCCGGCGATCCATGCGCTCACTGGCAATCGCCCAGTGGATGATCATGAGCTGAAGATTTTAGCCATCGTCAATGGCGTTGTATACATGTCTATATTCTATGAGCCGGAACCCATTTTATCAGGCTGGTTCCTATCATTCTGCCTAGAAACAGGGAAGCTGAATAAGCTCTGTCATGTGCTTTACCCGGACAGTTTGTATCCCTACATCATGGCATGGCCTCCTTCTTTGGTACTTGACAAGGTGAACCCTTGA